The Streptomyces asiaticus genome contains a region encoding:
- a CDS encoding Gfo/Idh/MocA family protein: MEPLRIGVLGCAGIARRRMLPAFRACPGTELVAVASRNHRRARETASEAGCEAVHGYAELLSRPDVDAVYVPLPAALHERWIRAALEAGKHVLGEKPLTTDPAATTGLAELAAASGLALRENVMFVHHAQHAAVRHLVADGAIGEVRAFRAAFTVPRLPNGDIRYDPELGGGALWDTGVYPVRAALHFLGEDLEVVGATLTRGGPGLAVDTAGATLLRDAAGAGAHLTFGLEHAYRSEYEIWGSTGALMVDRAFTPPAGMPPRVRLQRGDEVTDLDLPADDQVLRAVAYFADAARTGAALEPAALHQADLLDRIRRSACVR; this comes from the coding sequence ATGGAACCGTTGCGCATCGGCGTGCTCGGCTGCGCCGGCATCGCCCGCCGCCGGATGCTGCCGGCCTTCCGTGCCTGCCCCGGCACGGAACTCGTCGCGGTCGCCTCCCGGAATCACCGGCGGGCCCGTGAGACGGCCTCGGAAGCAGGCTGCGAGGCCGTGCACGGGTACGCGGAGCTGCTGTCCCGACCGGACGTCGACGCCGTGTACGTTCCGCTGCCCGCGGCACTGCACGAGCGGTGGATACGGGCGGCGCTGGAGGCCGGTAAACACGTGCTGGGAGAGAAGCCGCTCACCACCGACCCGGCGGCGACCACCGGGCTGGCCGAGCTGGCCGCCGCCTCGGGGCTGGCCCTGCGGGAGAACGTGATGTTCGTCCACCACGCCCAGCACGCCGCGGTGCGGCATCTGGTCGCGGACGGGGCGATCGGCGAGGTCCGGGCCTTCCGCGCCGCGTTCACGGTGCCCCGGCTGCCGAACGGCGACATCCGGTACGACCCGGAGCTGGGCGGCGGCGCCCTGTGGGACACCGGCGTCTATCCGGTCCGGGCCGCCCTGCACTTCCTGGGCGAGGATCTGGAAGTCGTCGGCGCCACCCTCACGCGCGGCGGCCCCGGCCTGGCCGTGGACACGGCAGGCGCCACCCTGCTCCGGGACGCCGCTGGAGCGGGCGCCCATCTGACCTTCGGGCTCGAGCACGCCTATCGGTCGGAGTACGAGATCTGGGGCAGCACGGGCGCCCTCATGGTCGACCGGGCGTTCACGCCGCCTGCCGGGATGCCGCCACGGGTCCGGCTGCAGCGCGGGGACGAGGTCACGGACCTCGACCTGCCGGCGGACGACCAAGTGCTGCGCGCGGTCGCCTACTTCGCCGATGCCGCTCGTACGGGCGCCGCCCTGGAACCCGCGGCGCTACACCAAGCGGACCTGCTGGACCGGATACGCAGAAGCGCCTGCGTCCGCTGA
- a CDS encoding AfsR/SARP family transcriptional regulator: MRFNLIGPFEIVTDDGRIHHPGTPKVCQTLALLLTRPNEIITAESLIQELWGERPPRSALTTLQTYIYHARRMFVNERLIDPDRSLIVTSPPGYAIQVDNDKVDIQVFEHLVNHARTLLADGDATSALRTAERALELWRGPALANFPVGDVLTGHLAHLDELHIRAYEIRIEAKDRLGQHRESIAELRRLINDYPLNEWFHSRLIAALGTTGRRAEALQAYQNVRRLLADELGLEPSLELKRLHLRLLNPEPGESASWAPQPAHRDLVEAKSA, translated from the coding sequence GTGCGATTCAATCTCATCGGCCCCTTCGAGATCGTGACCGACGACGGCAGGATCCACCATCCCGGCACCCCGAAGGTCTGCCAGACCCTGGCATTGCTGCTCACCCGGCCGAACGAGATCATCACGGCCGAGTCACTCATCCAGGAACTGTGGGGGGAGCGCCCCCCGCGCAGCGCCCTCACCACCCTGCAGACCTACATCTACCACGCGCGCCGGATGTTCGTGAACGAGCGACTGATCGACCCCGACCGTTCCCTGATCGTCACCAGCCCGCCCGGGTACGCGATCCAGGTGGACAACGACAAGGTCGACATCCAGGTCTTTGAGCACCTGGTCAACCACGCCCGCACGCTGCTCGCGGACGGCGACGCGACGTCGGCGCTGCGGACCGCCGAGCGGGCGCTGGAGCTGTGGCGCGGACCGGCCCTGGCAAACTTTCCCGTGGGCGACGTGCTCACCGGTCACCTGGCGCACCTGGACGAGCTGCACATCCGAGCCTACGAGATCCGTATCGAGGCCAAGGACCGGCTCGGCCAGCACCGGGAGTCCATAGCGGAGCTGCGCCGGCTGATCAACGACTACCCGCTCAACGAGTGGTTTCACAGCCGGTTGATCGCCGCCCTCGGTACGACCGGCCGCCGGGCCGAGGCCCTCCAAGCCTACCAGAACGTGCGTCGGCTGCTCGCCGACGAGCTGGGCCTGGAGCCCTCGCTCGAACTCAAGCGGCTCCATCTGCGGCTGTTGAACCCGGAGCCGGGCGAAAGCGCCTCATGGGCGCCGCAGCCGGCGCACCGCGATCTCGTCGAGGCGAAGTCCGCCTGA
- a CDS encoding 3-hydroxyacyl-CoA dehydrogenase NAD-binding domain-containing protein, with protein MSGTGTKDTVAVGTGLPRVTVIGAGTIGLGWIALCLGHGLRVRVNSRRPDAPAIVAEALGLFAPYLPEGAADPAGFAERLEFEPDLERAVTDTDVIVENAPENLELKQELFERIGKAAPAGALILSSTSTLSPDDMGARMADSSRLVVGHPFNPPHVVPLVEVVAGESTSPDAVREAVQFFESVSRVPIVLHKPILAFAANRLQSALLRESVHLVREGVVTLEELDRVVTHSIGLRWATVGPFLAFHLGGGHGGLRKWLGTLGAGIERGWEELGRPSMDEGTVNSLIEQAEAAYGSRTYAEWVRVRDAKQTAILRALADVDRNEA; from the coding sequence ATGAGCGGCACCGGCACGAAGGACACCGTAGCCGTCGGCACCGGGCTCCCGAGGGTCACCGTCATCGGGGCCGGCACCATCGGCCTGGGCTGGATCGCCCTGTGCCTCGGCCACGGCCTGCGGGTGCGGGTCAACAGCCGCCGGCCGGACGCGCCGGCCATCGTGGCGGAAGCCCTCGGACTGTTCGCGCCCTACCTGCCCGAGGGCGCGGCAGACCCGGCGGGCTTCGCCGAGCGGCTGGAGTTCGAGCCGGACCTCGAGCGCGCGGTCACCGACACCGACGTCATCGTCGAGAACGCGCCGGAGAACCTGGAGCTCAAGCAGGAGTTGTTCGAGCGGATCGGCAAGGCGGCGCCGGCCGGGGCACTGATCCTCTCCTCCACGTCCACCCTCAGCCCCGACGACATGGGTGCGAGGATGGCGGACTCCTCCCGCCTCGTGGTCGGTCACCCCTTCAATCCGCCGCACGTGGTGCCGTTGGTGGAGGTCGTGGCCGGCGAGAGTACCTCGCCGGACGCGGTCCGCGAGGCGGTGCAGTTCTTCGAGTCCGTCAGCCGGGTCCCCATCGTGCTGCACAAGCCGATCCTGGCCTTCGCCGCCAACCGTCTGCAGTCGGCGCTGCTGCGCGAGTCGGTGCATCTGGTGCGCGAGGGGGTGGTCACCCTGGAGGAACTGGATCGGGTGGTCACTCACTCCATCGGTCTGCGCTGGGCCACCGTCGGCCCCTTCCTCGCCTTCCACCTCGGTGGCGGCCACGGCGGCCTGCGCAAGTGGCTCGGCACCCTGGGCGCGGGCATCGAGCGCGGGTGGGAGGAGCTGGGCCGACCGTCCATGGACGAGGGTACCGTCAACTCCCTCATCGAGCAGGCCGAGGCCGCGTACGGGTCCCGGACCTACGCCGAGTGGGTCCGAGTACGTGACGCCAAGCAGACCGCGATTCTGCGCGCACTCGCCGACGTGGACCGGAACGAGGCGTAG